From the Stigmatella erecta genome, one window contains:
- a CDS encoding HEAT repeat domain-containing protein, producing MTDAHALQEEEARYQAVLALDPLNKGALEALVTHLHDESWRVRRAAAEGLRRLPGASEAATRLVAVLGERGETGARNAAAEALVGLGDASVAPLIQLLSHADPDQRKFAADILGQLGRRGAEGALVGVLADPDLNVRVSAVEALGHVGSEPGARAVEQLLKESSSLLRLAALEALAQLQWPPPLPVVVPMLAEPQLRRSAYRVLGLIPQMAATELIIRGLSHESRSTREAALAALGIQVGVVDATLRAEIDIEVRTALKRIPDAVAFVAKAFEAEEVPLRAGALVAAGALREASLAVQAAEAAREDRLLREAIRTLSRLGSEAGRELLGRMAELSLPARAAAAQALLELADPSYVPALSALLEWAEDDLRAVAVKALGRTQSQDAVRPLVMLLDEPALAGAAVRALGVLSGGCREAVLRGLEEAMERKPSPAAVAAFAHAGGVTALPTLRRLARDADPLLRAAALDAAVDVDPSVGLELARGALVDESSRVRAAGARAVGRVGDKLASALLKRALQDEDIAVQLAAVEALGECGTTERVPDLEVLVRHPDGALAGRAVRALARISIVRPDVLREAAHHADAEVVKAALQAGAVSAEGVALAIELLGHAGWDVRAAAARVLGDSGGRECLNAVQFALETEQDTLARRALSDAVDRLSRR from the coding sequence GTGACCGACGCCCACGCCCTGCAGGAAGAGGAAGCGCGCTACCAGGCGGTGCTGGCGTTGGACCCCTTGAACAAGGGGGCGCTGGAGGCGCTCGTCACCCACCTGCATGACGAGAGCTGGCGCGTCCGCCGCGCCGCCGCGGAAGGGCTCCGGCGGCTGCCGGGGGCCAGCGAGGCCGCCACGCGGCTGGTGGCCGTGCTGGGAGAGCGGGGCGAGACGGGCGCGCGCAACGCCGCGGCCGAGGCGCTGGTGGGGCTGGGCGATGCCTCGGTGGCGCCGTTGATCCAGCTGCTGTCCCATGCGGATCCGGACCAGCGCAAGTTCGCCGCGGACATCCTGGGCCAGCTCGGGCGCCGGGGCGCCGAGGGCGCGCTGGTGGGCGTGCTGGCGGACCCGGACCTCAACGTCCGCGTCTCCGCGGTGGAGGCGCTGGGCCATGTGGGCTCCGAGCCCGGGGCCCGGGCCGTGGAGCAGCTGCTCAAGGAGTCCTCGTCCCTGCTGCGGCTGGCCGCGCTGGAGGCGCTCGCCCAGCTTCAGTGGCCCCCGCCGCTGCCGGTGGTGGTGCCCATGCTCGCCGAGCCGCAGCTGCGGCGCAGCGCCTACCGGGTGCTGGGGCTCATCCCCCAGATGGCCGCCACGGAGCTCATCATCCGGGGCCTGAGCCACGAGTCCCGCTCCACGCGGGAGGCCGCCCTGGCGGCGCTCGGCATCCAGGTGGGGGTGGTGGATGCCACCCTGCGCGCGGAGATCGACATCGAGGTGCGCACCGCGCTCAAGCGGATTCCGGACGCCGTGGCGTTCGTGGCCAAGGCCTTCGAGGCGGAGGAGGTCCCCCTGCGCGCCGGGGCGCTGGTGGCCGCGGGGGCCCTGCGGGAGGCCTCGCTGGCGGTCCAGGCCGCCGAGGCGGCGCGCGAGGACCGGCTGCTGCGCGAGGCGATTCGCACCCTGTCCCGGCTGGGCTCCGAGGCGGGACGGGAGCTGCTCGGGCGCATGGCGGAGCTGTCCCTGCCGGCGCGGGCCGCCGCGGCCCAGGCGCTGCTGGAGCTGGCGGACCCCTCGTACGTGCCGGCGCTGAGCGCGCTGCTGGAGTGGGCGGAGGATGACCTGCGCGCGGTGGCGGTGAAGGCGCTGGGCCGCACGCAATCCCAGGACGCGGTGCGGCCCCTGGTCATGCTGCTGGATGAGCCCGCGCTGGCGGGCGCGGCGGTGCGGGCGCTGGGGGTGCTCTCCGGCGGCTGCCGCGAGGCCGTCCTCCGGGGGCTGGAGGAGGCGATGGAGCGGAAGCCCTCACCGGCGGCGGTGGCGGCCTTCGCCCACGCGGGTGGGGTGACGGCGCTGCCCACGCTGCGGCGGCTGGCGCGCGACGCGGATCCGCTGCTGCGCGCCGCGGCCCTGGATGCCGCGGTGGACGTGGACCCGTCGGTGGGGCTGGAGCTGGCGCGGGGCGCGCTGGTGGACGAGTCCTCCCGGGTGCGGGCCGCCGGGGCGCGGGCGGTGGGCCGGGTGGGGGACAAGCTTGCGAGCGCGCTGCTCAAGCGGGCGCTCCAGGACGAGGATATTGCTGTACAGCTCGCCGCCGTGGAGGCGCTGGGCGAATGTGGCACCACCGAGCGGGTGCCCGACTTGGAGGTGTTGGTGCGCCATCCGGATGGGGCGCTGGCAGGGCGGGCCGTGCGGGCGCTGGCGCGCATCAGCATTGTCCGGCCGGATGTCCTTCGAGAGGCCGCGCACCACGCCGACGCGGAGGTGGTGAAGGCGGCGCTCCAGGCGGGAGCGGTGTCCGCGGAAGGGGTGGCGCTGGCCATCGAGCTGCTGGGCCACGCGGGGTGGGACGTGCGGGCCGCGGCGGCGCGGGTGCTGGGGGATTCGGGGGGGCGGGAGTGTCTGAACGCGGTGCAATTCGCGCTCGAAACCGAACAGGACACGCTGGCCCGGCGGGCATTGTCGGACGCGGTGGACCGGCTTTCACGGCGTTGA
- a CDS encoding chemotaxis protein CheW — translation MNLSVLRPLEGAPGRDPLVQLCAFRAGNEEYAIDIMRVEEILPPQRVLTVPHAPAFVEGMLHVRGVLLPVVDLRQRLGLPPAAVSERTRLLVCLLGKRRLALRVDRVTEVMRVRRSDIKPAPALLSPGRAPFVVGVCGPPERARLLLDIKALLRWEAGREAPRPGGSA, via the coding sequence GTGAACCTGTCCGTCCTGCGGCCCCTGGAAGGCGCCCCCGGCCGGGACCCCCTCGTGCAGCTGTGCGCCTTCCGGGCGGGCAACGAGGAGTACGCCATCGACATCATGCGGGTGGAGGAGATTCTCCCACCCCAGCGGGTGCTCACCGTGCCGCACGCGCCCGCGTTCGTGGAGGGCATGCTGCACGTGCGCGGCGTGCTGTTGCCGGTGGTGGATCTGCGGCAGCGGCTGGGCCTGCCGCCAGCGGCGGTGTCCGAGCGGACGCGGCTGCTGGTCTGCCTGCTGGGAAAGCGGCGGCTGGCGTTGAGGGTGGATCGCGTGACGGAGGTGATGCGGGTGCGCCGCAGTGACATCAAACCGGCGCCCGCGCTGCTCTCGCCGGGCCGGGCGCCCTTCGTGGTGGGGGTGTGCGGCCCTCCGGAGCGCGCCCGGTTGCTCTTGGACATCAAGGCCCTGCTGCGCTGGGAGGCCGGGCGCGAGGCGCCGAGGCCCGGGGGAAGCGCGTGA
- a CDS encoding chemotaxis protein CheW: protein MSRFSELLDEFFYRPDEDVGGLLEFAAGSDEAPAPLPEEVPEEYLAFLLEGECYAVPIRSVQEIGKVPPLTEIPRAEPSLLGVMNLRGDVIPVYDIKLRLKLTDKPPKVAGPDAAPPPRAARIVVARTEEGPAGIWVDSVRDVVRLKPSMLEPPLPGKGNERDCVVGIGRRNSQLFILLDVQQALA, encoded by the coding sequence GTGTCTCGCTTCTCCGAACTGCTCGATGAGTTCTTCTACCGCCCGGACGAGGACGTCGGAGGCTTGCTGGAGTTCGCCGCTGGCAGCGACGAGGCTCCGGCGCCCTTGCCCGAGGAAGTCCCCGAGGAGTACCTCGCCTTCCTGCTGGAGGGGGAGTGCTACGCCGTCCCCATCCGCTCCGTGCAGGAGATTGGCAAGGTGCCGCCCTTGACGGAGATTCCCCGGGCCGAGCCCTCCTTGCTGGGGGTGATGAACCTGCGCGGGGACGTCATCCCCGTGTACGACATCAAGCTTCGGTTGAAGTTGACGGACAAGCCTCCGAAAGTGGCGGGTCCGGACGCAGCGCCGCCCCCCCGCGCGGCACGCATCGTGGTGGCCCGGACCGAGGAGGGCCCCGCAGGGATATGGGTGGATTCCGTGAGGGACGTGGTGCGCTTGAAACCTTCCATGCTGGAGCCCCCCCTGCCGGGCAAGGGCAACGAGCGTGACTGCGTGGTGGGCATCGGGCGGCGCAACTCCCAGCTCTTCATCCTCCTGGATGTCCAGCAGGCCCTCGCATGA
- a CDS encoding chemotaxis protein CheA, whose product MNPGGKALAEFVAEATEILDTLGKDLLTLDEQRGQEPDPELINGIFRAAHSLKGLAGLFSQERIARLAHGTEDLLDRLRLGKMALDGLILDALIESLDVFQALLTEVSRGDLSPALAARSEALAERFTRLGTPAAVGEGDPLDWLELDPQIRAVFTEYEEHRLRENVRRGVTLWRVRADFDLSDFDKGLSELNLRLKPQGEIISTLPSAQPSSASGIAFDLIFGAKVPETELASALEGTPAQLFRLPVHAPASAAPPPPVAPAPPAPAGPPPAPPSRRPGSRKGKAARSSPAGGPSAPAGPVSPVPVLSAASGTEASAAGPRMDSDMSLRSLTQTVRVDIRRLDGLMNTVGELLLIKANLQRIAEGARQDGAHPPAKGWGQELAREARQLERKLDSLQNGLLEARMVPVGQVFDKLARLVRRIAREAGKELDFVSSGGEVELDKLIVEELSDPLMHIIHNAIDHGVEKPEARVAAGKPRRASVSLRAEQKGNHVIIQVSDDGAGIDEYRVREVALQRGLITDAQAAEMSRREMLNLIFLPGFSTARSVSELSGRGVGLDVVKNNLGNLSGLIDVWSERGRGSAFQLTLPLTLAIIRALVVGVSGRTYAVPINSVLEILSVQPQDIRTVERREVLDLRGQTLPFVRLARMFSLPERPVGRHFVVVVGLAQQRLGIAVDELSGQQDIVTKPLGGRLQSIRGISGATDLGNRRTVLVLDVAALLEEGMNPERRWA is encoded by the coding sequence GTGAATCCGGGAGGCAAAGCGCTGGCGGAGTTCGTCGCCGAGGCGACGGAGATCCTCGACACGCTGGGCAAGGACTTGCTCACGCTGGATGAGCAGCGTGGCCAGGAGCCGGACCCGGAGCTCATCAACGGCATCTTCCGCGCGGCGCACTCGCTCAAGGGGCTCGCGGGCCTGTTCAGCCAGGAGCGCATCGCCCGGCTGGCGCACGGCACGGAGGACCTGCTGGACCGGCTGCGCCTGGGCAAGATGGCTCTGGATGGCCTCATCCTGGATGCGCTGATCGAATCGCTGGACGTCTTCCAGGCGCTGCTCACGGAGGTCTCCCGGGGGGACCTCTCCCCGGCGCTGGCGGCCCGCTCGGAGGCGCTCGCCGAGCGGTTCACCCGGCTGGGCACCCCCGCGGCGGTGGGCGAGGGCGATCCGCTCGACTGGCTGGAGCTGGATCCGCAGATCCGCGCGGTCTTCACGGAGTACGAGGAGCACCGCCTCCGGGAGAACGTCCGGCGGGGCGTCACCCTGTGGCGGGTGCGGGCGGACTTCGACCTGTCCGACTTCGACAAGGGGCTGTCCGAGCTCAACCTGCGCCTCAAGCCCCAGGGCGAAATCATCAGCACGCTGCCCTCCGCGCAGCCCAGCAGCGCGAGCGGCATCGCGTTCGATCTCATCTTCGGCGCCAAGGTGCCCGAAACGGAGCTGGCCTCGGCCCTGGAGGGCACCCCCGCGCAGCTCTTCCGGCTCCCGGTGCACGCGCCGGCCTCCGCCGCGCCGCCCCCTCCGGTGGCGCCCGCCCCGCCTGCGCCCGCCGGGCCGCCCCCGGCGCCCCCCTCGCGCCGCCCGGGCTCCCGGAAGGGCAAGGCGGCCCGGAGCTCCCCGGCGGGGGGGCCTTCCGCGCCCGCCGGGCCGGTCTCGCCCGTGCCGGTGCTCTCCGCGGCGAGTGGGACCGAGGCCTCCGCCGCGGGGCCCCGCATGGACTCGGACATGTCCTTGCGCTCGCTCACGCAGACGGTGCGGGTGGACATCCGCCGGTTGGATGGGCTGATGAACACGGTGGGCGAGCTGCTGCTCATCAAGGCCAACCTGCAGCGCATCGCGGAGGGGGCCCGGCAGGACGGCGCCCACCCGCCCGCCAAGGGGTGGGGCCAGGAGCTGGCGCGGGAGGCGCGGCAGCTCGAGCGCAAGCTGGACTCGCTCCAGAACGGGCTGCTCGAGGCGCGCATGGTGCCCGTGGGCCAGGTGTTCGACAAGCTGGCGCGCCTGGTGCGGCGCATCGCGCGCGAGGCGGGCAAGGAGCTGGACTTCGTCAGCAGCGGCGGCGAGGTGGAGCTCGACAAGCTCATCGTCGAGGAGCTGAGCGATCCGCTGATGCACATCATCCACAACGCCATCGACCATGGCGTGGAGAAGCCCGAGGCGCGGGTGGCCGCGGGCAAGCCCCGGCGGGCCTCGGTGTCGCTGCGGGCCGAGCAGAAGGGCAACCACGTCATCATCCAGGTGAGCGACGATGGGGCCGGCATCGACGAGTACCGCGTGCGCGAGGTGGCCCTGCAGCGGGGCCTCATCACCGACGCCCAGGCGGCGGAGATGAGCCGGCGCGAGATGCTCAACCTCATCTTCCTGCCAGGCTTCTCCACCGCCCGGAGCGTCTCCGAGCTGTCCGGCCGGGGCGTGGGGCTGGATGTGGTGAAGAACAACCTGGGCAACCTCTCGGGCCTCATCGACGTGTGGAGCGAGCGGGGCCGGGGCTCGGCCTTCCAGCTCACGCTGCCCCTGACGCTCGCCATCATCCGGGCGCTGGTGGTGGGGGTGAGCGGGCGTACCTACGCGGTGCCCATCAACAGCGTGCTGGAGATCCTCTCCGTCCAGCCCCAGGACATCCGCACGGTGGAGCGCCGGGAGGTGCTGGACTTGCGCGGGCAGACGCTGCCCTTCGTCCGGCTGGCGCGGATGTTCTCCTTGCCCGAGCGCCCCGTGGGCCGGCACTTCGTGGTGGTGGTGGGGCTGGCGCAGCAGCGGCTGGGCATCGCCGTGGACGAGCTGTCCGGCCAGCAGGACATCGTCACCAAGCCCCTGGGCGGGCGGCTCCAGTCGATCCGGGGCATCTCGGGGGCCACGGACCTGGGCAACCGCCGGACGGTCCTGGTGCTGGATGTGGCCGCCCTCCTGGAGGAGGGAATGAACCCGGAGCGACGCTGGGCGTGA
- a CDS encoding response regulator: protein MGFKVLIVEDSKSSREFIASAVESISGVEAITTASGFEALRVLPRHRFDLIITDINMPDINGLELIHFVKKSPVHCDTPLFIITTEGREQDRERGMKLGAVEYLVKPFQPASLERLLRQYLKLA from the coding sequence ATGGGATTCAAGGTCCTGATCGTTGAGGATTCCAAGTCATCGCGTGAGTTCATCGCGTCGGCCGTGGAGTCCATTTCCGGCGTGGAAGCCATCACCACCGCCAGCGGCTTCGAGGCGCTCCGGGTGCTGCCGCGCCACCGCTTCGATCTCATCATCACCGACATCAACATGCCCGATATCAACGGGCTGGAGCTGATCCACTTCGTCAAGAAGTCCCCCGTGCACTGCGACACGCCGCTGTTCATCATCACCACCGAGGGGCGTGAGCAGGACCGGGAGCGGGGCATGAAGCTCGGGGCGGTGGAGTACCTGGTGAAGCCCTTCCAGCCCGCGAGCCTGGAGCGGCTCCTGCGGCAGTACCTGAAGCTGGCATGA
- a CDS encoding M17 family peptidase N-terminal domain-containing protein, giving the protein MSVSAHDIGLDGLDSLAGVDALCLFVAEDDRPLSGTAGYVDWRLCGALSRVLQQGFFQGAKADWLLLPSDGRMPFPRIFAVGLGRRRTLDAGSLADALADAARVLTKAKVESVALEIPGGDRVDEAAQAAALREHFLPGFKGKNVAVLADKALAKLVATPRKS; this is encoded by the coding sequence GTGAGCGTCTCCGCCCATGACATTGGCCTCGACGGCCTGGATTCCCTGGCCGGGGTGGATGCCCTGTGCCTCTTCGTGGCCGAGGATGACCGGCCGCTGAGCGGCACCGCGGGCTACGTGGACTGGCGCCTGTGCGGGGCCCTGTCGCGGGTGCTCCAGCAGGGCTTCTTCCAGGGCGCCAAGGCCGACTGGCTGCTCTTGCCGTCGGATGGGCGGATGCCGTTTCCCCGCATCTTCGCGGTGGGGCTCGGCCGGCGGAGGACCCTGGATGCCGGTTCCTTGGCGGACGCCCTGGCCGATGCCGCCCGGGTGCTGACCAAGGCCAAGGTGGAGTCGGTGGCCCTGGAGATTCCGGGCGGGGACCGGGTAGACGAGGCCGCCCAGGCCGCCGCCCTCCGGGAGCACTTCCTGCCGGGCTTCAAGGGGAAGAACGTTGCGGTCCTGGCGGACAAGGCGCTGGCGAAGCTGGTGGCCACCCCCCGCAAATCCTGA
- the nusB gene encoding transcription antitermination factor NusB produces the protein MGARRTGRERALQALYQLEMTPGTSVFEALSSAWAASTEEGKPDPEAVRFAQELVDGVQKHRDEVDQLIEKHSHNWRIDRMSRIDRNVLRLGVFELKYRPDIPKKVSINEAVELGKNFGTEESSAFVNGLLDRVAVALGKP, from the coding sequence ATGGGTGCTCGCAGAACGGGGCGTGAGCGGGCGCTCCAGGCGCTCTACCAGCTGGAGATGACGCCGGGCACCTCCGTGTTCGAGGCGCTCTCGTCCGCGTGGGCGGCCTCCACCGAGGAGGGCAAGCCCGATCCCGAGGCCGTGCGCTTCGCCCAGGAGCTCGTCGACGGCGTGCAGAAGCACCGGGACGAGGTGGATCAGCTCATCGAGAAGCACAGCCACAACTGGCGGATCGACCGCATGTCGCGGATCGACCGCAACGTGCTGCGCCTGGGCGTCTTCGAGCTGAAGTACCGCCCGGACATCCCCAAGAAGGTCTCCATCAACGAGGCGGTGGAGCTGGGCAAGAACTTCGGCACCGAGGAGTCCAGCGCCTTCGTCAACGGCCTTCTCGACCGCGTGGCCGTGGCCCTTGGAAAGCCGTGA
- the ribH gene encoding 6,7-dimethyl-8-ribityllumazine synthase — protein sequence MPRYIEGDFLPPKGRFAICVARFNAFITEELVKGAVDSLVRHGVADADIDVYRCPGTYELPGLTRRVTESQGYVGVITLGAVIRGGTPHFDYVAGECSKGIGSVAFSAAAQAKPVSVTFGVLTCDTVEQAIDRAGVKAGNKGADAAMACLEMVNLYAKMAEGKRG from the coding sequence ATGCCTCGTTACATCGAAGGTGATTTCCTGCCGCCCAAGGGGCGTTTTGCCATCTGCGTGGCCCGCTTCAACGCGTTCATCACCGAGGAGCTCGTCAAGGGCGCCGTGGACTCGCTCGTCCGCCACGGGGTGGCGGATGCGGACATCGACGTCTACCGCTGCCCGGGCACCTATGAGCTGCCGGGCCTGACGCGCCGGGTGACCGAGTCCCAGGGCTACGTGGGCGTGATCACGCTGGGCGCCGTCATCCGCGGCGGCACGCCCCACTTCGACTACGTGGCGGGGGAGTGCTCCAAGGGCATCGGCTCGGTGGCCTTCAGCGCCGCCGCCCAGGCCAAGCCCGTCTCCGTCACCTTCGGCGTGCTCACGTGCGATACGGTGGAGCAGGCCATCGACCGGGCGGGCGTGAAGGCGGGCAACAAGGGGGCCGACGCGGCCATGGCGTGCCTGGAGATGGTGAACCTCTACGCGAAGATGGCGGAAGGGAAGCGGGGCTAA